A genomic segment from Pseudomonas mendocina encodes:
- a CDS encoding bactofilin family protein, with protein sequence MWSKDKTKPDLQRFSGKTSLIAAGAELVGDMRFQGAVQVDGRVNGNLLATEGLVRVSVGGVVEGEIRAPHIVIDGEVNGDVFASGHLELGARSRVRGNLQYGLMEMAMGAQIEGRLCHLKDGERPLELPASLEVEQ encoded by the coding sequence ATGTGGAGTAAAGACAAGACCAAGCCGGACCTGCAGCGTTTCAGTGGCAAGACCAGTCTGATTGCCGCTGGTGCCGAACTGGTAGGCGATATGCGCTTTCAGGGCGCAGTGCAGGTGGATGGTCGGGTCAACGGTAATCTGCTGGCCACCGAAGGGCTGGTGCGCGTCAGTGTTGGTGGCGTGGTTGAAGGCGAGATACGTGCACCCCATATCGTTATCGACGGAGAGGTGAACGGGGATGTTTTCGCCAGTGGTCATCTGGAGCTGGGCGCTCGTTCACGAGTGCGCGGCAACCTGCAGTATGGCCTGATGGAAATGGCCATGGGGGCGCAGATCGAGGGGCGCCTGTGTCATCTCAAGGACGGCGAACGTCCGCTGGAGCTTCCGGCCTCGCTGGAAGTCGAGCAATAG
- a CDS encoding DUF6776 family protein, translated as MPASFALGWYWPQAQPQQVPEDTHALLTRVAEQEQELELLRQRLAVVGSSDKVTQQAMEQNRRTIKLLEEQIFKQQQDLAFYKGVLAPASRREGMRIRAFELQATEQPQRFRYKLLMSRVGASDEALQGRLRITVEGQQNGKAASLELATLSDEVSQSSIPFSFKHFQSFPEAGRFGELQLPDGFEPRQVKVQAEVDGDKPLSRTFEWIKSGATTPHVE; from the coding sequence ATGCCGGCGTCCTTCGCCCTGGGGTGGTACTGGCCGCAGGCGCAGCCCCAGCAAGTACCCGAGGATACGCACGCATTGCTGACCCGAGTTGCCGAGCAGGAGCAGGAGCTGGAGCTGTTGCGCCAGCGCCTTGCCGTGGTTGGCAGTAGCGACAAGGTCACGCAGCAGGCCATGGAGCAGAATCGTCGGACCATCAAGCTGCTCGAAGAGCAGATCTTCAAGCAGCAACAGGACCTGGCTTTCTACAAGGGCGTACTGGCTCCGGCCAGTCGTCGCGAGGGCATGCGCATCCGTGCCTTCGAGCTGCAGGCGACGGAGCAACCGCAGCGATTTCGCTACAAGCTGCTGATGAGCCGAGTCGGGGCCAGTGATGAGGCATTGCAAGGGCGTCTGCGTATCACGGTCGAGGGGCAGCAGAACGGAAAAGCGGCTTCCTTGGAGCTTGCGACGCTGTCCGACGAAGTGAGTCAGAGCAGCATCCCGTTCTCCTTCAAGCACTTTCAGTCTTTTCCGGAGGCCGGGCGCTTCGGCGAGCTACAACTGCCTGACGGTTTCGAGCCGCGTCAGGTCAAGGTTCAGGCAGAGGTCGATGGCGACAAGCCGCTGAGCCGCACATTCGAATGGATCAAATCAGGAGCGACAACCCCCCATGTGGAGTAA
- the argC gene encoding N-acetyl-gamma-glutamyl-phosphate reductase has translation MIKVGIVGGTGYTGVELLRLLAQHPQAEVTVITSRSEASLRVDEMYPNLRGHYPDLAFSVPDVATLGACDVVFFATPHGVAHALAGELLAAGTRVIDLSADFRLQDAEEWAKWYGQPHGAPELLSEAVYGLPEVNREAIKAARLIAVPGCYPTATQLGLIPLLEAGLADASGLIADCKSGVSGAGRGASVGSLFCEAGESMKAYSVKGHRHLPEIRQGLRQAAGGDVGLTFVPHLTPMIRGIHATLYARVADTSVDLQALFEKRYAGEPFVDVMPAGSHPETRSVRGGNVCRIAVHRPQGGDLVVVLSVIDNLVKGASGQAVQNMNILFGLDERLGLSHAALLP, from the coding sequence ATGATCAAGGTCGGTATCGTCGGCGGCACGGGCTACACCGGTGTCGAACTGCTGCGTCTGCTGGCGCAACACCCGCAGGCAGAGGTGACCGTGATCACTTCCCGTTCCGAGGCCAGCCTACGTGTCGACGAAATGTACCCTAACCTGCGCGGCCACTATCCGGATCTCGCCTTCAGCGTGCCGGACGTTGCCACGCTGGGCGCCTGTGACGTGGTGTTCTTCGCCACCCCGCACGGTGTGGCTCATGCGCTGGCGGGCGAACTGCTGGCCGCAGGCACGCGCGTGATCGATTTGTCCGCCGACTTCCGTCTGCAGGATGCCGAGGAGTGGGCCAAGTGGTACGGCCAGCCGCACGGCGCACCCGAGCTGCTGAGCGAGGCGGTGTACGGCCTGCCCGAGGTCAACCGCGAGGCCATCAAGGCTGCGCGCCTGATCGCCGTACCCGGCTGCTACCCGACCGCGACCCAGCTCGGCCTGATCCCATTGCTGGAAGCCGGCCTGGCCGATGCAAGTGGCCTGATCGCCGACTGCAAGAGTGGCGTCAGTGGCGCCGGCCGTGGTGCCAGCGTTGGCTCGCTGTTCTGCGAGGCAGGCGAGAGCATGAAGGCCTACTCGGTCAAGGGCCATCGTCACCTGCCGGAAATTCGCCAGGGCCTTCGCCAGGCTGCTGGCGGCGACGTCGGTCTGACCTTCGTGCCGCACCTGACGCCGATGATTCGCGGCATCCACGCGACCCTGTATGCACGTGTGGCCGACACCTCGGTCGATCTCCAGGCGCTGTTCGAGAAGCGCTACGCCGGCGAGCCATTCGTCGATGTGATGCCGGCCGGTAGCCACCCGGAAACCCGCAGTGTGCGCGGTGGCAACGTTTGCCGCATCGCCGTGCACCGCCCGCAGGGTGGTGATCTGGTAGTGGTGCTGTCGGTTATCGACAACCTGGTCAAGGGTGCTTCCGGTCAGGCGGTGCAGAACATGAATATCCTCTTTGGTCTCGACGAGCGTCTGGGGCTGTCGCACGCGGCCCTGTTGCCGTGA
- the hemJ gene encoding protoporphyrinogen oxidase HemJ — protein MLYLWLKALHIIAMVCWFAGLFYLPRLFVYHAMSSDAASHERFCIMERKLYRGIMMPSMIATLGLGIWLLSLNSAYYFTQGWMHAKLTLVVALVIYHHLCGAQLKRFARGENSRSHVFYRWFNEAPVLALLGIVILVVVRPF, from the coding sequence ATGCTCTATCTCTGGCTCAAGGCTCTGCACATCATCGCCATGGTCTGCTGGTTCGCCGGCCTGTTCTATCTGCCGCGTCTGTTCGTCTATCACGCCATGAGCAGCGACGCTGCCAGTCACGAGCGATTCTGCATCATGGAGCGCAAGCTCTATCGAGGCATCATGATGCCGTCGATGATCGCCACCCTCGGTCTTGGCATCTGGCTGCTCAGCCTCAACTCGGCGTACTACTTCACTCAAGGCTGGATGCACGCCAAGCTCACGCTGGTGGTGGCCCTGGTGATCTATCACCACCTCTGCGGAGCACAGCTCAAACGCTTTGCCCGCGGCGAGAACAGCCGCAGCCATGTGTTCTATCGTTGGTTCAATGAAGCGCCGGTGCTGGCACTGCTGGGGATCGTCATCCTGGTTGTCGTCCGCCCCTTCTGA
- a CDS encoding NAD(P)H-dependent flavin oxidoreductase, which produces MSLPALLEQRLRLPLVAAPMFLVSNPALVSACCNSGIVGSFPALNQRESAGFAAWLDEIEASLSADAAPFAVNLIVHNSNPRLQADLAICVERRVPIVITSLGAVKEVVDAVHSYGGLVFHDVTTRRHAEKAAEAGVDGLIAVAAGAGGHAGTWSPFALLAEIRQFFDKTVLLSGCLNHGHEILAAQLLGADLAYMGTRFIATTENNASADYKRMILDARAADIIHTPAVSGVPASFMRQSLELAGYDLKQLQNKADINYGEKLKPMDEEAKAWKTVWSAGQGVGSIDDLPSVQELVARLDNEYRAALTRSQQLGQRWPR; this is translated from the coding sequence ATGTCTCTGCCCGCCCTGCTCGAACAGCGCCTGCGCCTGCCACTGGTGGCTGCGCCGATGTTCCTGGTATCCAACCCGGCACTGGTCAGTGCCTGCTGCAACAGCGGCATCGTCGGCAGCTTTCCGGCACTGAACCAGCGTGAGAGCGCCGGTTTCGCTGCCTGGCTCGACGAAATCGAAGCCAGCCTCTCGGCTGACGCCGCGCCCTTCGCCGTCAACCTGATCGTGCATAACAGCAACCCACGGCTGCAGGCGGACCTGGCCATCTGCGTCGAACGCCGCGTGCCTATCGTCATCACCAGCCTGGGCGCAGTGAAGGAGGTGGTCGATGCCGTGCACAGCTACGGTGGCCTGGTATTCCATGACGTGACCACCCGGCGCCATGCGGAAAAAGCTGCCGAGGCGGGCGTGGACGGGCTGATCGCCGTAGCCGCCGGTGCTGGCGGCCACGCCGGCACCTGGAGCCCCTTCGCCCTGCTGGCCGAGATTCGCCAGTTCTTCGACAAGACCGTGCTGCTGTCGGGTTGCCTCAATCACGGCCACGAGATTCTCGCCGCCCAGTTGCTCGGCGCCGATCTGGCCTATATGGGCACCCGTTTTATCGCCACCACCGAGAACAATGCCTCGGCCGACTACAAGCGGATGATCCTCGACGCACGGGCCGCCGATATCATCCACACGCCCGCCGTGTCCGGCGTACCGGCCAGCTTCATGCGCCAGAGCCTGGAGCTGGCCGGCTACGACCTGAAACAGCTGCAGAACAAGGCCGATATCAACTACGGCGAGAAACTCAAGCCAATGGACGAAGAAGCCAAGGCCTGGAAAACCGTATGGTCGGCCGGCCAGGGCGTCGGCAGCATCGATGATCTGCCCTCGGTGCAGGAACTGGTCGCGCGGCTCGATAACGAATACCGCGCCGCGCTGACTCGCAGCCAGCAATTGGGGCAACGCTGGCCGCGATGA
- a CDS encoding alanine racemase: MKRRHLLGLGALGLLGGWALRPADQGRAHDAYFAELNRQLQRDGEGVPTLLLDLDRLDANADLLAARLAGRLQLRLVAKSLASTGLLEYLAKRLQTQRFMVFHQPQLNRLARSFPQADLLLGKPMPVAAALNFYRQLPHHLNFDPDRQLTWLIDSRQRLQQYAELATALGRPLRIALEIDIGLERGGFATPQALAQAMQQLGQLPGLQLQGLMGYDAHVAHNPLWQGQINAFSEADTRYRQFIASALAFSELWPTEPRLNGGGSLTYLLHSQQQSSLNEIAVGSALLKPAEFDTALLEDHQPALWIASPVLKALDGTLPYAQSLQALIEAWNPNRQHAYYLYGGRWPAQPVSPAGLDYDKLYGRSANQERLIGSAATQLTDQDWVFLRPAISEGLQGDFSEIRLLRRGQLVGRWSTIGNA, encoded by the coding sequence ATGAAGCGTCGCCACCTGCTGGGGCTGGGCGCGCTTGGACTACTCGGCGGCTGGGCGCTGCGCCCGGCTGATCAGGGGCGCGCGCATGACGCCTACTTCGCTGAGCTCAACCGGCAGTTGCAGCGCGATGGCGAAGGCGTGCCCACCCTGCTGCTCGATCTCGACCGGCTCGACGCCAACGCCGATCTGCTGGCGGCACGCCTGGCCGGCCGCCTCCAGCTGCGCCTGGTCGCCAAATCCCTGGCCAGCACCGGTCTGCTCGAGTATCTGGCCAAGCGCCTGCAAACCCAACGGTTCATGGTCTTCCATCAGCCGCAGCTCAATCGCCTGGCCAGGAGTTTCCCGCAGGCCGACCTTCTGCTCGGCAAACCCATGCCGGTCGCTGCCGCGCTGAATTTCTATCGGCAGCTACCGCACCACCTGAACTTCGATCCCGACCGCCAGTTGACCTGGTTGATCGACAGCCGGCAACGCCTGCAGCAATACGCTGAACTGGCCACGGCGCTAGGCCGGCCGCTACGCATCGCATTGGAAATAGATATCGGCCTCGAGCGCGGCGGCTTCGCTACGCCACAGGCGTTGGCTCAGGCAATGCAGCAGCTTGGGCAATTACCGGGCCTGCAATTGCAGGGGCTGATGGGTTATGACGCTCATGTCGCCCACAACCCGCTCTGGCAAGGCCAGATCAACGCGTTCAGCGAGGCCGATACACGCTATCGCCAGTTTATCGCCAGCGCCCTGGCGTTCAGCGAGCTGTGGCCGACCGAACCGCGGCTCAATGGCGGTGGCAGCCTGACCTACCTGCTGCACAGCCAGCAGCAGAGTTCGCTCAACGAGATCGCCGTTGGCTCTGCCCTGCTCAAGCCCGCAGAATTCGATACAGCGCTGCTGGAAGATCATCAGCCAGCGCTGTGGATCGCCAGCCCAGTGCTCAAGGCTCTCGACGGTACCCTGCCCTATGCGCAGTCGCTGCAAGCGCTGATCGAAGCCTGGAACCCCAACCGTCAGCACGCCTACTACCTGTACGGCGGTCGCTGGCCGGCCCAACCGGTTTCACCAGCAGGGCTCGACTACGACAAGCTGTATGGCCGCAGCGCCAATCAGGAGCGTCTGATCGGCAGCGCAGCCACGCAGCTGACGGACCAGGACTGGGTATTTCTGCGCCCGGCGATCAGCGAAGGCTTACAGGGTGATTTCAGCGAAATACGTCTACTACGCCGCGGCCAGCTGGTCGGCCGCTGGAGCACAATAGGCAACGCCTGA
- a CDS encoding DUF805 domain-containing protein — protein MNQPRYKIVFDGQLMPEASLETVKTNLARLFKSDLARIDSLFSGGPVALKRDLGESEAEQYLSALQKAGANVRKELDQAASLSLVPTEAETAQAATPNMTCPKCGHEQTKAAECSACGIIIEKYLARQAQLAETAPAPAAAPVAPVAAAASPYAPPQANVAEQLPQYSELKVFSVSGRIGRVRYLGWTMAMLLCMLPMLLLFAGASAMSSVLGTLIMAVGVIGMIVIGVFIGVQRLHDMGWSGWLWLLNFVPVIGSVFALLMLIIPGTQGVNRYGPPPPPNSTGVKVLAWLFLLVPVTGIVAAIALPQYQSYVERAAEYQEQ, from the coding sequence ATGAACCAACCGCGCTACAAGATAGTGTTCGATGGCCAACTGATGCCCGAGGCCTCGTTGGAAACGGTCAAGACAAACCTGGCCCGCTTGTTCAAGAGCGACCTTGCACGCATCGACAGCCTGTTCAGCGGAGGGCCTGTAGCGCTCAAACGTGATCTGGGCGAGAGCGAGGCAGAGCAGTACCTGAGCGCCCTGCAGAAGGCCGGCGCCAATGTGCGCAAGGAGCTGGATCAGGCAGCCAGCCTCAGCCTGGTGCCGACCGAGGCCGAGACTGCGCAGGCCGCCACGCCGAACATGACCTGCCCAAAATGCGGCCACGAACAAACCAAGGCCGCCGAGTGCTCTGCCTGCGGAATCATCATCGAAAAGTACCTCGCCCGCCAGGCGCAATTGGCCGAGACCGCACCGGCGCCAGCAGCCGCGCCAGTCGCGCCAGTCGCGGCTGCCGCATCACCGTACGCCCCGCCGCAGGCAAATGTCGCCGAGCAGCTGCCGCAGTACTCGGAGCTCAAGGTATTCAGCGTCAGCGGTCGGATCGGGCGAGTGCGCTATCTCGGCTGGACCATGGCCATGCTGCTGTGCATGCTGCCGATGCTCTTGCTGTTCGCAGGTGCGTCAGCGATGTCCAGCGTCCTCGGCACCCTGATCATGGCCGTCGGTGTGATTGGCATGATCGTCATCGGTGTGTTCATCGGCGTCCAGCGCCTGCACGACATGGGCTGGTCCGGCTGGCTGTGGCTACTCAATTTCGTTCCCGTCATCGGTAGCGTGTTCGCACTGCTGATGCTGATCATTCCCGGCACTCAGGGCGTCAACCGCTACGGCCCGCCGCCACCGCCGAACAGTACCGGTGTCAAGGTCCTGGCCTGGCTGTTCCTGCTCGTACCCGTAACCGGCATCGTCGCCGCCATAGCCCTGCCCCAGTACCAGAGCTATGTCGAGCGTGCTGCCGAATATCAGGAGCAGTAA
- a CDS encoding SDR family NAD(P)-dependent oxidoreductase translates to MRSYALITGASSGIGLALAEALARRGRNLILVARRRDALESIAYELAQRFGVEVLFRLCDLSEPLQLSGLLLELDEGQWQVDLLVNNAGLGCAGPFLEQDWSREQEQLEVNVLALTRLCHALGQRMAEHGGGQILNVASVAAFQPGPWMSSYYASKAYVLHFSEGLREELKGRGVRVSVLCPGPTHSAFFRAAQMDVTPLAGSKLMMSAEEVALLTVRALEKNRAIIIPGWRNRLLALSPRLGPRWLVRKLSGRLTRPFTGLSPR, encoded by the coding sequence ATGCGCAGCTATGCATTGATCACCGGCGCTTCCAGCGGCATCGGCCTGGCCCTGGCCGAAGCCCTGGCGCGCCGGGGGCGCAATCTGATTCTGGTGGCACGCCGGCGTGATGCACTGGAAAGCATCGCCTACGAGCTGGCTCAGCGCTTCGGCGTCGAGGTGCTGTTTCGCCTCTGTGACCTGAGTGAACCACTGCAACTGTCCGGCCTGCTGCTGGAGCTGGACGAAGGCCAGTGGCAAGTCGATCTGCTGGTGAACAATGCCGGCCTTGGCTGCGCAGGTCCATTCCTGGAACAGGACTGGAGTCGCGAGCAGGAGCAGCTGGAGGTCAATGTCCTGGCACTGACACGCCTGTGCCACGCACTCGGCCAGCGCATGGCCGAGCATGGCGGCGGGCAGATACTCAACGTCGCCTCGGTGGCCGCCTTTCAGCCAGGGCCCTGGATGAGCAGCTACTACGCCAGCAAGGCCTATGTACTGCACTTCTCCGAAGGCCTGCGCGAGGAACTGAAAGGCCGCGGCGTGCGCGTGTCAGTACTCTGCCCCGGCCCTACGCACAGCGCCTTCTTCCGCGCGGCGCAGATGGACGTTACGCCCCTGGCTGGCAGCAAGCTGATGATGAGCGCCGAGGAAGTGGCGCTGCTCACGGTACGTGCGCTGGAAAAGAACCGCGCCATCATCATTCCCGGCTGGCGCAACCGCTTGCTGGCGCTGAGCCCACGCCTGGGGCCGCGCTGGCTGGTACGCAAGCTCAGTGGTCGCCTGACACGCCCGTTCACTGGCCTCAGCCCGCGTTGA
- a CDS encoding AAA family ATPase, producing the protein MKNDIHDLGLVLDSKVKLVVIESWDELRVLETLTGLAVKRGLGLHTWSVTEGLQRLGFGGASVDESPTLEPEAALRMIKADLQPNLYVMCDLHPFLDDNPRLVRLLKEIAMSEAAHKPTLVLVSHAIKLPAEVQRLAARFSLALPSEDELLSIVRDEATRWSEGNRGARVRTDNRTLQQVVKNLRGLSHAEARALARNVICDDGAITQEDIPELNKTKFQLLDLEGVLSFEYDTARFAEVGGLVNLKRWLAERQAGFLEGKQIDAPKGVMLVGVQGGGKSLAAKAVAGLWGLPLLRLDFACLYNKFFGETERNLREALRLAEQMAPCVLWMDEVEKGLASGEHDGGVSQRVLGTLLTWMAERKAPVFVVATANAIDRLPPELVRKGRFDELFFVDLPSAEVRADIFRIHLQRRELEPATFDLAQLAAASEGYSGAEIEQAVVSALYAGQAQQRAVDQELLLRALQSTAPLSVVMAERLAALRAWADGRTVNAG; encoded by the coding sequence TTGAAGAACGATATTCATGATCTTGGGCTGGTGCTGGATTCCAAGGTCAAGCTGGTGGTGATCGAGTCCTGGGACGAACTGCGCGTACTGGAGACCCTGACCGGTCTGGCGGTCAAGCGTGGCCTGGGTCTGCACACCTGGTCGGTGACCGAGGGGCTGCAGCGCCTCGGCTTTGGCGGCGCGTCGGTCGACGAGTCGCCGACTCTGGAGCCGGAAGCCGCGCTGCGCATGATCAAGGCAGACCTGCAGCCGAACCTCTACGTGATGTGCGACCTGCATCCCTTTCTCGATGACAACCCTCGGTTGGTGCGCCTGCTCAAGGAAATCGCCATGAGCGAGGCCGCGCACAAGCCGACGCTGGTGCTGGTGTCGCATGCGATCAAGCTGCCGGCCGAAGTGCAGCGTCTCGCGGCACGCTTCAGCCTCGCGCTGCCGTCGGAGGACGAGTTGCTGAGCATCGTGCGCGACGAGGCGACGCGCTGGAGCGAAGGCAATCGCGGTGCACGCGTGCGCACCGACAACCGGACCCTGCAGCAGGTGGTGAAGAACCTGCGCGGCCTCAGCCATGCCGAAGCGCGGGCGCTGGCGCGCAATGTGATCTGCGACGACGGCGCGATCACTCAGGAAGACATCCCCGAGTTGAACAAGACCAAGTTCCAGTTGCTGGATCTGGAGGGTGTGCTCAGCTTCGAATACGACACTGCACGCTTCGCCGAAGTCGGCGGGTTGGTCAATCTCAAGCGCTGGCTGGCTGAACGCCAGGCCGGCTTCCTCGAGGGCAAGCAGATCGATGCGCCCAAGGGCGTGATGCTGGTCGGTGTGCAGGGCGGCGGCAAGAGCCTGGCCGCCAAGGCCGTTGCCGGACTCTGGGGCCTGCCGCTGCTGCGTCTGGATTTTGCCTGCCTGTACAACAAGTTCTTCGGTGAAACCGAGCGCAATCTGCGCGAGGCGCTGCGCCTGGCTGAACAGATGGCGCCCTGCGTGCTGTGGATGGACGAGGTGGAAAAGGGCCTGGCCAGTGGCGAGCATGACGGCGGCGTGAGCCAGCGGGTACTCGGTACCCTGCTGACCTGGATGGCCGAGCGCAAGGCGCCGGTGTTCGTCGTCGCCACGGCCAATGCCATCGACCGACTGCCGCCCGAGTTGGTGCGCAAGGGGCGTTTCGACGAGCTGTTCTTCGTCGACCTGCCCAGTGCCGAAGTGCGTGCAGATATTTTCCGTATCCACCTGCAGCGTCGCGAATTGGAGCCCGCCACTTTCGATCTGGCGCAACTGGCTGCAGCCAGCGAGGGCTATTCCGGCGCCGAGATCGAGCAGGCCGTGGTCAGCGCGTTGTACGCCGGGCAGGCGCAGCAACGGGCGGTCGATCAGGAGCTACTGCTGCGTGCGCTACAGAGTACCGCGCCGTTATCGGTGGTGATGGCCGAGCGTCTGGCTGCGTTGCGTGCCTGGGCCGATGGGCGGACGGTCAACGCGGGCTGA
- a CDS encoding formylglycine-generating enzyme family protein → MQALNARCVTVAASIAIATCALLVNQPAVAIETIISDPLPNGGQGPEMVVIPAGTLRMGDASGRGNDNERPQRTIAFDRPFAMGRYEVTFADWQKYADANELPMPDNEGWGLSAQRPVIHVSWRDAHAYVQWLSRETGSRYRLPTEAEWEYAARGGSQSYYWWGDELDSDEQAPRAHCRGCASSRLLRNKTAAVGQFPANGFGLHDTAGNVWEWTASNYTQRFDGSETQSAGLLDNSPRVVRGGAWNSGPTYLRSSLRDLKQPHHRDYALGFRVLRELP, encoded by the coding sequence GTGCAAGCACTGAACGCGCGTTGCGTCACAGTCGCCGCGTCCATTGCCATCGCAACCTGTGCACTGCTGGTGAACCAACCGGCCGTCGCCATCGAAACCATCATCAGCGACCCCTTACCTAACGGCGGCCAGGGCCCGGAAATGGTGGTGATTCCGGCCGGCACCTTGCGTATGGGTGATGCCAGCGGGCGAGGCAATGACAACGAGCGCCCGCAACGGACCATTGCCTTCGATCGCCCCTTCGCCATGGGCCGCTACGAAGTCACCTTCGCCGACTGGCAGAAATACGCCGACGCCAACGAGCTGCCCATGCCCGATAACGAAGGCTGGGGCCTTTCCGCGCAGCGCCCGGTGATCCATGTGTCATGGCGCGATGCCCATGCCTACGTCCAATGGTTGTCACGCGAGACAGGTTCGCGCTACCGCCTGCCGACCGAAGCCGAATGGGAGTATGCCGCACGCGGCGGCAGCCAGAGCTACTACTGGTGGGGTGACGAGCTCGACAGCGACGAACAGGCACCGCGCGCTCATTGCCGCGGTTGCGCCAGCTCGCGCCTGCTGCGCAACAAGACAGCCGCTGTTGGCCAGTTCCCGGCCAATGGCTTCGGTCTGCATGACACCGCAGGCAATGTCTGGGAATGGACAGCTTCAAACTACACGCAGCGCTTCGACGGTAGTGAAACGCAAAGCGCCGGGCTGCTCGACAACAGCCCGCGGGTGGTTCGCGGTGGCGCCTGGAACAGCGGCCCAACCTACCTGCGCAGCAGCCTGCGCGACCTCAAGCAGCCGCATCATCGCGACTATGCGCTGGGGTTTCGCGTGCTGCGCGAGCTACCCTGA
- the coq7 gene encoding 2-polyprenyl-3-methyl-6-methoxy-1,4-benzoquinone monooxygenase: MASERQYSPVDRLLLQADAALRTLLPFSGASGRPSPAIVQSDSELSSEESRHVAGLMRINHTGEVCAQALYQGQALTAKLPEVRSAMEHAADEEIDHLAWCEQRIRELGSHPSVLNPLFYGLSFGVGAVAGLVSDRVSLGFVAATEDQVCKHLDEHLEQLPEHDAKSRAILEQMRVDEQQHANSALAAGGVRFPAPVKFGMTLLSKVMTKSTYRI, encoded by the coding sequence ATGGCCAGCGAACGCCAGTATTCCCCCGTCGACCGCCTGCTGCTGCAAGCCGATGCCGCGCTGCGGACGCTGCTGCCATTTAGCGGCGCCTCGGGCCGCCCCTCGCCCGCCATCGTGCAGAGCGACAGCGAGCTGAGCAGCGAGGAGTCGCGCCACGTCGCCGGTCTGATGCGCATCAACCACACCGGTGAGGTCTGCGCCCAGGCGCTCTATCAGGGTCAGGCGCTGACCGCCAAACTGCCGGAAGTACGCAGTGCCATGGAGCATGCAGCCGACGAGGAAATCGACCACCTGGCCTGGTGCGAGCAGCGCATCCGCGAACTGGGTAGCCACCCGAGCGTGCTCAACCCGCTGTTCTATGGCCTGTCCTTCGGCGTGGGCGCGGTAGCGGGACTGGTCAGTGATCGCGTCAGTCTGGGATTCGTCGCTGCCACCGAAGATCAGGTATGCAAGCACCTGGATGAACACCTGGAGCAACTGCCCGAGCATGACGCCAAATCACGCGCCATTCTCGAGCAGATGCGCGTCGACGAGCAGCAACATGCCAACAGCGCCCTGGCAGCTGGCGGCGTACGCTTCCCGGCACCGGTGAAGTTCGGCATGACCTTGCTGTCGAAGGTCATGACCAAGAGCACCTACCGCATCTGA
- a CDS encoding OsmC family protein: MKARVQWAGEALFLGESGSGHAVVMDGPPDAGGRNLGIRPMEMLLIGLGGCSNFDVVSILRKGRQPVESCEVFLDAERADEEPKVFTKIHLHFVVKGRGLKEAQVKRAVELSAEKYCSASIMLGRAGVDISHDYEIVELG; the protein is encoded by the coding sequence ATGAAAGCGCGTGTGCAATGGGCCGGTGAAGCTCTGTTCCTCGGCGAGTCCGGTAGTGGCCATGCCGTGGTGATGGACGGTCCGCCCGATGCCGGTGGTCGTAACCTCGGTATTCGGCCGATGGAGATGTTGCTGATCGGCCTCGGTGGCTGCAGCAACTTCGATGTGGTCAGCATTCTGCGCAAGGGCCGCCAGCCGGTAGAAAGCTGCGAAGTGTTCCTTGATGCCGAGCGTGCAGACGAGGAGCCCAAGGTGTTTACCAAGATCCACCTGCACTTCGTGGTCAAGGGCCGAGGGCTGAAAGAGGCTCAGGTGAAGCGGGCGGTGGAGCTGTCGGCGGAGAAGTACTGTTCGGCCTCGATCATGCTGGGCCGTGCCGGTGTGGACATCAGCCACGACTACGAAATCGTCGAACTGGGCTGA